CTCAGGTCATGCCGAGCGGGTGGCCGCCCTAAACTTCCAGGCTGTGTCGCAATTGCAGGTTCCTCCGGTTCCTGCGTTGGCCGAGGGCGAGCGTGTGAACCGGATGTTTCAAAGGCTTCTCTTACACAACGCCTTAGTGAGAGTCGCAGGGTCACAATCCCGACTTCGTCGAGATCAGGACCCTGCGAAACTCGTTTATGACACAGCCTGTCCGATGGGGGCGGAAGTTCATACTTCGACTCCGCTCAGTATGAGGTTGTGTTGGGTCTTGATCACGCCGGCGGCGGGCCAATCTCATGTTGCACGCTGGACGACGAATTGAGATTGCCGCGGCATCACGCGTTTCGCGTGATACCTCGCAATGACGGCAAACGAGGGTTGGTCGACAAGCCCCTTCGTCCGGGCTTCGCTGCACAAGCCAAAAACAAATTGCCCCACACTCCACCGCAACCTATCTTGGCGCACCAAGCTATTATGATCGACAAATGGATACGACAAACCAGCGGCATAGTGCTGCTACTTATCGGGTTGACCTCAGCGATCGCATTTGACCGGATCGCCCGGTGGTTCTTTTTCATCAGTCCGGATGGCGACATCGGAGATGCAACCATGCTGGAGTTGCGCGTGGTGCTGGCTTCGTTGGGCGTGATCGGATTCTATCTGTTCTTCAGGGGGGGCGTGCACCGATTCTTTCGCTGGTTACACCACCATATCAACACATCGTCGACCGCCGACTTTCTCACTATCGTCTTGTCAGCCGGATTGATCCTGCGGGTTCTGGTTATCCTGTGCATGGAGATACCTCTCTACATCGATTACCAGGGCTACGACGAGCTCGCCTGGACCTGGGTGCAACAGGGCGGCTATTACAACGGTGAGCATCTCACCGGCTACTATCCGGTGGGCTATCCGTTTTTCTTGTCGCGACTGTACTACCTGTTCGGACATGCCCCCCTGGCTGGTGTCCTCGCGAATATCTTTCTGAGTCTGTGCATCGGGTGGCTGAGCTACCGAATCGCCGGACGCATCTTCGGCGAAAAAACCGGACGCTGGTGTCTGCTTATAATGATGTTCTTCCCCAGTCAGATTCTGTTCGTCAATCTGTTGGCCTCGGAGATGTTGTTCACACCGCTGTTCTTGTTGTCACTCCTGATGTTCATCCCTGCCGATGCACGTGGAATTCAAGGTTGGTTCAAGGGTGGCGTCATGCGACCCCACGTGACGCCTGCTCTGCAATCCGAAGGCCGTCAGGCGAGTCGTCTGACAGCACCTTTACCACAACGCCGTCTGACTCGCAGCATGGGAGATTATCTCCTGCCGATTGCGGGCGGAGTATTGTTGGGTCTGGCCACGCTGACCCGTGCGCTCACCCAGGTCTACTGGCTGGTCCTGTTGCCGTTGTTCTTCCTGCAATCGGGCAGCCTTAAGAAAGCGGCGACCCAGACCGTTCTTGTGCTGGCCGCATTGGCCCTGGTAGTAACGCCGTGGATCGTCCGCAACCATCAGGCCGTGGGCCGCGCCCGAGTAAGCACCAACGGCGGTATCAACTTTATGATAGGTAACAATCCGGGCAGCGGTATGGGTTGGATCGAGGTGGACTCGGTCGAATTCAACACCCACGATGCCACCCGCGAGGCGTATATCGACAGTGTCGGCTGGCGTCGGGGATGGGCCTTCATCCGGCAGGACCCGGTGGCTTTCCTCAAACGTGGTCTCCTCAAGATTGGCTACTTTTTCGCCGGTGATCTGACCGCAATTCATTATCAAATGAAACAGGCGGCCGAAAACTCACGGGTTGACTGGTCCGTGCTGGTGGCCATGTACAGCCAGGGCTACTATATAATGGTGTTGCTTTTTGGCGGCTTCGGGTTGGTGGTTTATGCTCGAAGCAGTGGTCGCCGGCCGGGGGGATATCTGTTGTGGGTGACGATTCTGTTTTGGACAGCGGTTCATTTTGTCTTCTTCGGCCATGCCCGGTTTCACTTTCCGATCATGCCAATGATCGTCACTTTTGCCGCCCTCTACATAGTAGATGCTGTGGAGGAGACGGAACCGCCCATCCACGAATAACCCTGTTTTGCTTGAGTTTCCATTTGAAACTGTCGATAATGGGGTAGATGCAGCACTTAACGTGAGAGGCAACGCCCACTGATGAACTATCTGATTACCGGTGGAGCCGGGTTTATCGGCTCCAACATCGCCACCCGCCTGGTCGAGAACGGAGACCGGGTGCGTGTATTGGACAATTTCTCATCCGGCCGTCGTGAAAACCTCGCGGCTCTGGGTGATAAGGTCGAGCTGATCGACGGCGACATTCGTGATTACTGGACAGCTGTCCAGGCGGTCGACGGCATGGACTACGTCTTACACCAGGCCGCCCTGCCCTCGGTGCCGCGCTCGATTGCCAACCCGCTGACATCTCATGCCGTCAACATCGACGGTACACTGCACGTACTTGAAGCAGCCCGTCGGGCCGGTGTAAAAAAACTGGTCATGGCGTCGTCATCGTCGATCTACGGCGAATCGGAAGAGCTGCCCAAACATGAAGGCATGGAGCCGAGCCCGCTCTCACCGTATGCCATCACCAAACTGACTTGCGAACATTATCTGCGCGTCTACTGGGAGCTGTATCAATTTCCCACGGTGTCACTGAGATACTTCAACATTTTCGGACCACGGCAGGATCCGGGTGGTGATTATGCCGCCGTCATCCCGAAGTGGATAATCGCCCTGTTGAACGGCCAGCAGCCGGTGGTGTTCGGTGATGGGGAGCAGTCACGCGACTTCACCTACATAGACAACTG
The nucleotide sequence above comes from Candidatus Zixiibacteriota bacterium. Encoded proteins:
- a CDS encoding SDR family oxidoreductase, with protein sequence MNYLITGGAGFIGSNIATRLVENGDRVRVLDNFSSGRRENLAALGDKVELIDGDIRDYWTAVQAVDGMDYVLHQAALPSVPRSIANPLTSHAVNIDGTLHVLEAARRAGVKKLVMASSSSIYGESEELPKHEGMEPSPLSPYAITKLTCEHYLRVYWELYQFPTVSLRYFNIFGPRQDPGGDYAAVIPKWIIALLNGQQPVVFGDGEQSRDFTYIDNCVQANILAATNESIVGDQFNVACGGQFTLNQLLDKLREIIGVDIQAHYTPPRQGDILHSYAAIDKLEQFGYKSEVGFDEGLHRTVEFFRSQVSEKVSV
- a CDS encoding glycosyltransferase family 39 protein produces the protein MIDKWIRQTSGIVLLLIGLTSAIAFDRIARWFFFISPDGDIGDATMLELRVVLASLGVIGFYLFFRGGVHRFFRWLHHHINTSSTADFLTIVLSAGLILRVLVILCMEIPLYIDYQGYDELAWTWVQQGGYYNGEHLTGYYPVGYPFFLSRLYYLFGHAPLAGVLANIFLSLCIGWLSYRIAGRIFGEKTGRWCLLIMMFFPSQILFVNLLASEMLFTPLFLLSLLMFIPADARGIQGWFKGGVMRPHVTPALQSEGRQASRLTAPLPQRRLTRSMGDYLLPIAGGVLLGLATLTRALTQVYWLVLLPLFFLQSGSLKKAATQTVLVLAALALVVTPWIVRNHQAVGRARVSTNGGINFMIGNNPGSGMGWIEVDSVEFNTHDATREAYIDSVGWRRGWAFIRQDPVAFLKRGLLKIGYFFAGDLTAIHYQMKQAAENSRVDWSVLVAMYSQGYYIMVLLFGGFGLVVYARSSGRRPGGYLLWVTILFWTAVHFVFFGHARFHFPIMPMIVTFAALYIVDAVEETEPPIHE